GCCGATGTAAGATACTtgtgagagaaagaaagaagcaGAGGccggaagagagagagagagagagagagagtggaggaGGGAGAAACTACACCTACGAATTCCGTTAGTCGAACAATGCACGAGACTGTAGGGATGGGCGATTCTGTCAGATAAATCGAAAACACCGATGTTTGCTTCTAATTAATCGATgttcgattcttttttctcatcatcaGAAGTTGAAAAACTATAATTGTTGACACTGTGTatgttgtaaagaaaaaaaatgagatacCTTATAAAATAAACGGAAACTATTTCTTggaaatgtgtaaaattttgtattcttttcACCGATTTGTCGACATTCTTATTTTCAAGATCGTCGATCGCACAATTATCGTAGATATCGATTACTTTCCGAACATCGCCCGTCCCTGCGTGGGAGATAGGTGTAGAGAAAGTTTCCCCCTTCGCAGCTCCGCTTCGCGCTCCTCGTCGAAAGAGGACGGATAGTCCGACTCCGAGGTCTGACACGTGACGAGCGTTGGATAGACGCTAGACGCTTTGCTAGGTGACTTTTGGGCATTCGAAAGGCGAGTCAGGCACCCTGGGATGGAGGGGCCGGTGCCGCATTTGGAACAGGCCGCTTCGGCCGCCTGCACCATGGCCACGAATTTTTTGGCACCGGTTAAAACCGAGAGgcaaatttacgaaaattctATGCTCGAAGACGACCCCAACGCCAATTCGGTCGTCCCGACATCATTCGAGGATAGGACCGTCCCAAGGTGGGGGCCCAATCACAAAGGGGCCCAGGAATTGGCCAATCTCTACAGTACAGGCGAGTTGCAAAATTATCCTCAATTCTTTACGTTtttctgtgtgtgtgtgtgtgttttttaaaacaatttttctcctctctttcACCTACCTTTTTATCCAacttactttcttttttttcacatcaggtcaaatttagaaaaatctacaccattttcattattttattgaattactTTGAATTTCGTAGTCGAATCGGTAAAACGTTATATGTGTTTTGAATTGTTTTAAGATTCCGacgaatgtgaaaataattccagACGATTCTTGATTCGAGAAATAACATCAACGTAACGAAACTTCATCCTCGGGAGTGAGAAACgggattaattttttacgaattcgTTTATTCACAATTTATTGCACTTATTTAATCGaggtgaaaagtttcgaaaaaaaattgtgaaaacacGCGCGGTTAAAACATCGCGAATGATTCGCGTTCCGTTGTGTGACGACTCTCATCTATTAGATTATCATGTAGCGGATACAACCgcgcttttttttcatctttcaatgTCTGACTTCTTTCTTCCACTCGCTGATAAAACTGTTTCCTgcaaaattttcgttcattaATTAACAGTCGGTGGTTGATGATACTTTGCCGTTTGCAAATATGTATACGTTTcgcgataaataataattccatagaggaaaattttttctttccgtgtTTAACTGCTACTATTTTACCCCAGATAGTCAGCATATTATCGATCTTGAAAAACGTAACGCAATCATTTCTTGTTTCGAGTTCTAACatcgcagtttttttttcactcgtttcatattcatgttttaaaaaaaaaataaaaatttattcatcttcAATTCAGTTGCGGTTGaatagtttttatttattctcgtAAAATTGACCAGTGTCTGttaaaattatcgaatcaaaGTATATTATTCTCTGGTAATCCGTTATAAAGAAATCATTTGCCTCGGCTGGTTTTGAATTCATTGGATCGAATGACGTTTCACTGAATAGCGTCCAGAACACTggggtttctttttttttctttctttcctttcccCACCCCCCTCGAATACAAAAAACGTAAATTTTGCAACGTTTGGGACACAATCAATGGATTAAATGTCGACCACTTCAACACAAGGATGAAGTTTTTAGTGTTGGATTTTGATCGAAAGTCGTTTCATATCACAAATTTACGAAATCGCAATTCGTAGAATCCGTGCCATTTCTTTCATTCCgagtcaaatgaaaatgaattgtattgtttttgttcagaattgtgtaCAGAGTCGGGCTGTCAAGTCCTTTTTTGCATTcgagatacgtggacttcgatattcgGCAATAAATACGACAAAGCCGAAGTCGATTATAAAATTGGGAAAAAGTACTTACAACTACgtgtaacgttactaacttaaACCTCGTACTTGAACCAATGAGTTCTCTCTCTAATTCGCGTACGATTTATCGTAGATTCGAAGTGCCTTGCATGATCGAAATGGGTAACTAATACCTTGTGCTCTTCGAGGTAGAGACGGGTTTGTGATAATCGCTATGAGCCTGCAGCCTGTAggtagaaatgatttttaattgatatttCGGATACACGGTCGTTAACGAGTAGATCGTTGTCCACAAAAATCGTTAAACCTGTTGAACGATTGACTTTTCGTCTAACAGATTATGTAAGAAATCGAGGAAGTAAAGATTTAGTATCTgaagaaaaaggtaaaaaaatccTCGTTGATCACGGTCCAGCGAAGCGTCTAGACAGCGAAGGATAGCAAAAAGATAAAAGACGAAGTTGCGTAAACAAATAAAGTGGTAAAACTGCGGTTTGCATAGATTatataatttggaaaaaaaaaaacaaaaaaaaaagtctaatAAAATAGCACACGGTACATTTTTGTCCTCGTCCGCCAGAGATCGATCGCATAATTGTACAATATACAAGGTGTTTCAAAAGCGAATAAACCACGTGTTGGTTATAATCTAGGTGTACGTTTAGTGTAAAAATCAAGCAACAACTCATTAATTACAAGCCTAATTTACGACGTAACGTTTAACAACCGTATTCATTCGTCCCGCGATATTTTCGTTATATGTTGCAGGAAAGAGAACTCAGGAATGCATATGCGTCGGTATCTGCATCACGCTTATgatggttaattttttattcataatgGTACGATTAAGATTGGAAAATCTAAGCGCCATAGCGATCGCCGCTATTTGCGGTATCGTCACCGCGGATTTCGGCTCGGGACTCGTTCACTGGGCAGCCGACACGTGGGGATCCATCGAGCTACCGATCCTCGGAAAGGTGCGGTGGAACATGAGAATTACAACAACTTGTAACGAACAATCGTTGATGAAGTTGGGGTTGTAGGTACGTTTCTTGATTGatccgttattttttttcttttttctttatatttcagaattttttaagaCCGTTCAGAGAGCATCACATAGATCCTACGAGCATAACGAGGCACGATTTTATTGAGACGAACGGCGATAATTTCATGGTGACGATACCGTTTCTCTGTAAATTAACGTGGGATTTTCTATCGCTACCAGAAACTGAAGTCCAACAAAGGTTTCTCTGGACTTGCTACTGGTTCTTACTCGCCATATTCGTCGCCATGACAAATCAGGTACtgacaataaataataacaataataatcgttattACGATATGCTTACGtgatttcaataatatatCTTATACCTGCAATTGGAAACATTGGAATGAATTGTTCTTACCGCTTTTCCCATACCTAGAGTGTATCAATATTCGAAACAAAAAGCGGATCAATTTGGAGTTGAATCGATGGTTTTATTAACGCGTGAAATATAAGATCGTTATATTTTTAGtgatctttctttctttttctttttctttctttttttgtcataTGGAATTTGTCCAAAAGcttttttgttatatttttattatgtaATACGTATAACTTGTCAcgcgagaaaattttaccgacGGAGAAGAGGGTGGGGGGTGTTCGCTAAACCTGCATACAAGGCGGGAGTAGTTTACGTGCGCATATGAATGTAAGTTACTGTTGCAAGGCGTGCCAAAGTTTTTACGTCAAAATCAATATAAACGCGTTTATGCTACATAGATAAGAACCGTTTGCTGCCGCGTGCAAAGggagatagagatagagagggagagagagagagagagagaagcgttTATTCGACCTGGGACAAAGTCCCCTAGAACGGGAATACGAACAGTACACAGACGAAACAGAGAAAGAATGAATAACTTATAAGCTAAATGGTAAGAAGGCAACAAAATtaggagaaaagagaaaacatGTAACTATAGTTAAACGAGCAAACAAATGgataaaaatacagaaatgtaaaaataaatagaaatataaataagcAGAAATGGAGGCGTGAATAAAGTAAACTAAAATgccaaaataaaagaagagaaataaatatattatgaaaaatatacgttaaaacGTTGaagcaagaaaattttaaagcgaaagagagagagagagagagagagagagagagagagagagacttcTCTCCGATtatcgtatgtatatacggtCGTGTGTGTAAGTTACACCTGAGAAGCTGAGAGTGATTCGACCGAAACAATGccatttcattcgttacagaTCCACAAATGGTCGCACACGTATTTCGGGCTGCCCGGATGGGTGGTTTGGCTCCAAGACCACCGTATAATATTGCCGCGAAGGCACCATCGCGTGCACCACGTAGCCCCCCATGAGACGTACTTTTGTATAACGACGGGCTGGCTGAACTGGCCCTTGGAGAAATTGTGCTTTTGGGCGATCCTCGAGGCtgtcattgaaaaattgaccgGATTCAAGCCGAGAGCCGACGACATGAAATGGGCCCAAAAACGGTCTTGAAATCcggatataataatttacgataatatattttatgacAAACAACGTAtggatgataataataatgataattataacaataataatacagtTTATCGCGACCGCGTGCAGAACCATCGATCGAGGATATTTTCATAAACGTATACTTGCGTACCTGCGAACAAAACTAGCGGGATAATCTAGCGAACTGTGGATTCGAATGATAATTCAATCCGCGGTAGGACGTGGGATTGATaatggttctttttttttctcattcttttaCCTCCTCTTTGTGATTTATCGAGCCTCGTATATCGCCATGCGTGCACAGCACCCCCGCGATTGTTACCTAACAAACGGccggtttttaaatttttattcaagttgTTTCAATGCACTTTATTAATATCGATACCGTtgaatatgtgtatatatatatatgtgaagTTGCTATTATACATCGTATatcacatgtatatatatgtatatgatgtataattgCAAGTTCACACAATTATGAATTAATTTGTCATCGCTATTATATGAGGCTATATGGATCGAACTACGTAATGCACGTTTCTATAGATGCATACACGtatgttatacctatatacatatggTATGCGACTGTAGATATACCCAGATGCGGgagtataggtatgtatactgTTGTGTATGATATACTGTCGTTATAACGATGCTTTACagttttgtaagaaaaaaaaaaaacagaagaattTCCACgcttattaataatttagGAATATTAtctaaatgaataaatttacaaatgtATCTGTATATTATGAGTATGGTAATTTTTAACTAAAATAATACGACTGGCCTTAAAGGAACCCACGCGCTATGAATAAAACAATATATACGAAGAATATACAATATAAGAGatgattgaatttaaaatccACAGATTGTCGGTGAAAATTGTAGAAACAAAGATGcctatttatgaaaataatattattataattattactgttgttGTCATTCTGTGGATTGAACAcgcgaatgaaattaatataaCTCGAAGCATATGTACCTACTCGTATACTTTCAACATTAATAGAGCGAggaagaattttaataattactGTGTCATTACTTGTTATACGATCGTTAACAATCTAAATCGGCTGTGCTAGCTGAAAGACGCGTTAATGATGATATTACCTATACTATACTAAAAAGAATCGTCCACCAAAgcctgtataatataatatataattatttaatagaCAGCTTTAAGTTTTGTACGTAATATTTgtacacaatatttcataAGTATGATATTCGCTAGTGCGGAAACAATTATTACGTTTAAACACAACACGTAGTAATATATTGAAagtgtatagaaaaaaaaaaaaatccctgaaCCTTCATTGCGGATAATTTGCCGCGCTTTTCCTCAATCGGTTGAAATGAAAGTACAATCAAAACTTTCCACTCTattgtttctattttataATGAATGTTCACTCGCGATGTTTTTCTGCATTGCCCGTGTTGCAAAGGTCAGAAGAattgaaacaacaaaaatcaaaaacaatgCAATATGTACAATTAGTTTGAATACAGTTTGATACtatagatttttgaaaaacttttgcGTGCGTGCTTTTCACTTGCGTGCCATAGATTTTACACACTCAcacataatttattatatacgttTTACTGCGCGATACGcgttgtgcaaaaaaaaaaaataaataaaaatgtaaaaataccTCGAATAATTTGTTACAATTAAAGAATACAATAACGCTTACCGACAATACAAGTTTCTTACacgtaaagtgaaaaaaaaaggtaactTGTATTGTTGATGCTttgttaatttattgtatacattttaatattattaaataactTGTGCCCAAGATTCCAATAACAACTAAAGTTTTAGCGTAAGAAGAGAACATTCTGTAAGGTTCAGGGACCAAAGATTACAAAAGAACCTATAATATATGCTTATCATTGCGACATGGTTTTCAAAACTAAATGATAGAGAACAAATGTTAATAAGCCTAGATTTGAATATATTGATTATTAAAAGGAAACAGACAGGATcgatcgaaatattttttcgtgtAATAAAACCTACTACCGATAAGCTTTAAActgaaatattattgaaaactgTGGCTCATTGTCATATAATGCCTTATCTAAAGCGTAGGATCCTATAACCTACAATCATGCGTGGACGGAAAATTTCGTTCACTATTTTCTATACTAATTTTTGCTAAAAGGAATTGTATGCCTGAACGGAATAAATATACGTTTATAGCTTTGCGCAAAGACATGTGAAACACATACCTGAGAAATGTTACCATCTAAGCATCTGACCTAATcagatttttgtaaaactaTTGCACATGCCCTATAATGATGCGTTTAcagtattcaaattttcagtatAAACTGCTGTTTAGGTATATTCTTGCACTGTGCAACGTGAACTAAAGTAGGTGATAGAAAATGAAGCAACTGATGTTATAGGATTTTCACACCTACTTATGCAAGTGACGAACGATATGAATCGATGTAGgcatatatatgaataaatagaaTTTTATTCCGAAACCGAGGTAAAGGaagatatttatttccagaatttATATAATGAACGTCCAGCAGCAAGCAGCGTGTGATAAATTCCGCACGGCCTTCAGGCTTTTGAACTTTAGAAATTTCGAGTCCTCAACAATCAATCATAACTGTACATAGGCATACCtgcgtattattataataaacaaCTTGCAGCGTTAGACGTAAGACagagttaatttttattagaaGCAGTCGTAGAATAACGTTATATCTTGTGATACTGTCAATTTTATACACCTGATTTTTACGATGATACCAAGATTTATATAGATAGATATAAATGCAACACGCAATAATTACCCTTATATTAATTTGTTCCTGTAGAGAAATTTTGGTATTTCACTCTTACGttaacatatatattatatgtatataagtgATTTTTAACTTATTGCACCCGGATTAATTGTACGATTTAATTTCTTGTCTTTATTAAAGAAAATAGCAACAGAACCAACAACGAAAAAACGTTAATGAATTTTCTACCGATAAATAAActcaaaaatattgttgatataaaacaaaatgtttACACCTTCCAATGATTGATGCCGCAGTACATAGTTGGGcagacaattttcaaatttacacgGTATAGGAAGCGCTATAAGTAACCCtgtggggagggggggggacGCAGAAAAGTGTTGCCTGTGTTGTCGGTAATGTAACGATCTGCGACATTTTTATCGGTAGATTAATCGATCAAGCCGACACGGCAGAATGCAGACTAACCGACTGTATTTACAGACGTCGGTAACACcctatttaatttttctttactaaAGTTAACATAagaagaatatttcaaattcatgtGACTCACTCATACCGCATCCTATCAGCCCAGCCTCCACATCTGtagtaaaaaaatctttccgtCGTAAACGGAATCtaattcacaattttcacACAAACTTATCACTGCAAATATATACCCGATACCGGAATCACTGActagattttttattcgacgaTCTTCGCGATAATTCATATTTATGAGTAATTATATCCTTGACGATCCACTATTGTTGCATCTTAAAATAATACTGTGTAGCCGACGCGTATGATCACTCTTTGACGCGATAAGAAAGTTCACTGACGGAAAATATGCGACAACTTTTCGGCCCCCACAAATGTAACGAAATGTTATTTTGACGACTTTGACACAAGCCGCACTTGTTAGTATCCAATGCGATCAGGTTTTTATGGAACTAACCGGGTACAAACTCGGGGGTTACGTGCATGCTTTCGTTTCTTGCCAGAGTTCTCAGGGTTCAAGAGAAAACTGAACTGCAGATTTTGTTAGCTCAACGTCTTCGCGCATTTATTTTAACGATTATAATACCGTCCGAATCGTCTGTAGCTAGTTTgcacatttttattcacttcgaAATAAACAAGTATAAACGACTGTAAAATTGGCGGTAGATTCTTGAGATGGTAGCGCTTCGATCGTTTATGTTGATTGTCTATTGTTTATACTGGAACACCACCCTGCGCCACCACTGACTCAACAGAGATCACGTGGGTCGGTGATGATGAAttgattatgaaaattttttaactacttaaaaaaaaaaattccgtctAAATTTTGTACGAAGGCAGCTGTTCCCTACGTTCGGTGGAATATATTGACTTGCATTCCGAACTACAAGCAAAGCCAAAGAACAGTGAACTTCAGGTCGTTAATATGTCATACCGATTCACGATACAAAACTCAATATCTAATTTTTCGACGTGTAAATTAAACATACGAGGTTAATGCTCATTTTACATGGTTGTTTAAATTTACTAGCTTTGctgttcaataaaaataattaatggtCAGAAGCATTGTTCACAAACAGTTCTTCTCACAAGGACGAAATGACAAGTATACGAAAGAAGACTTTACCAGAATTTCTGTCCAATAAACCGTTTCTTCGTAATCACGGTAGCAGATAActaataatgaatattttctctcttctgattttcttattctctttCGACCGCCCTAACCGGTTTCCATTTGCGTTGAGCAAATCGATAATTGTTTGCAAAGAAAACGCGGGAAAACGACACCGATTGTTACGTTCAGCCGCCGTTGAAGTAATTCGCTCGTCGTTATAATCATGGCCGTAGTGACGTTATTAGACCGTAGAGACCAATATCGAAGCGCGCGTAATTCAAATATGCCACACAATGATGGATGATCAAAGGCGATATTCGTGATGCAATATATTTCCTCTGCCTATAATGGCTGTTACAATGAATTGTAAGTACTATTAACTGTACAGGTATGTGTAATGCATGTGTAGCGTTCGGATTTTAGCTAAGGTTGATCAAGATATAGGAATTTATTCTGTtgacgtataaatataaatctatCCTTAGCAATTGAATATCTTCAGCACTCTCATGCAGCCCGCAGACCGTGCATGCCGTTTAATCTTACTAGGGTCTCGAGTCCCTTTTGATTGTTTTCACTTTTGCAAGCCCCTACATGAATTTATACATAGAAAAAGAGTCATAAGTAAAGAGGAACAGAAAactaaagaaattttttgtttattacagACCGTTGACTGAAGTACAGACCGAGGGTCCCAAGGGTCAGCTCGTCTTGCAGGCAAAGACAGCGGGTATTCTGGCATCTATCCTCAGGTTAGAAATTGCAGACGCACACCCTTCCAAGTGGTTTCACATGTAGGCCAAAAAATCgtggaaaagagaaaagcaAGGACAGTTAAATTTAGGTAAGACTCGAACGCAGAACGAGCGAGAGGGAGGAGAGCGAGACAGAGAAAAGGTCAAAAGAAGCAGAGTAGGAATTATAAGAGGGGAGGGCGAGAAAACGAAAGGGCTGTAAGGCGGGCTTCAGCGATGCTCTTACCAATCTCCAAGGTGAGGAAAGAAATTGGAACCACCACGACCTGCTTCCAGGGGAAGAAAAAGATCACTCTCGTCTCTGACTCCAAATAATTGAGTTTGCTCTGAGTTTCTCTTTACCTTAAGGATAATTCCGTTTCATTACGAAGTTTCATTCGTCGTTATAACGCGAgtggttttttttaatcaaaaatatttgtatacatacaatCTCGATTTCAATTCCTTTCTTGGGGCTGCCGCCACTGGAAGCTGACGCAACTTTAAGCAACCGACCAATCAAACGGCACGACCGCATTTTGTCCCGAGCGATGCTGGACGCCAGCATGTATTCCGAGCCCACGGATAGATTTGAAGGTTAGCGATATTTGTGcggtagaaaaattttgccgATTGCATCAATTGGCCCTTGTTTACTAAATAAAATCCTCCCCCCGACCGACTGAATAAAGCAACGAGACAGTTAACAAAGTTGTAGCATTAGAGCAAAACTAGAAAAGAAATAACCCGGAACCCGGGTGGTTCTGAGTTGAGGTTCAACGCCGATTCGACCGATCAGAATGAAGCTGGTCGACAACGTGGTGCGGAGTTTCAAGGTGGCAAAAGTCTTCCGCGAGAATACCGACAAAATAAACAGTATAGATTTCTCGCCGAGTGGTGATACCCTGATATCATGTTCCGAGGACGACCAGATAGTGATATACGATTGCGAGAAGGGGACGCAAGTCCGAACGGTTAATTCAAAGAAATACGGGGTGGACCTGATCCACTTTACCCATGCAAAAAACACCGCGATACACAGCAGCACAAAAATAGATGACACGATACGCTACCTCTCCCTCCATGACAACAAATACATTCGCTACTTCCCCGGTCACACGAAGAAGGTGGTTTCTCTATGCATCAGTCCCATCGAGGACACTTTCTTATCTGGGTCTCTTGACAAAACGCTGCGCCTCTGGGACTTAAAGTCGCCCAACTGTCAGGGACTGATGCAGCTATCGGGTCGCCCGGTCGCCGCCTACGATCCAGAAGGCTTGATATTTGCCGCAGGAGTCAACTCCGAGTGCATAAAGCTCTACGACCTCAGGAGCTTTGACAAGGGACCGTTTGTCACTTTCACATTGTCTCAGGAGAGAGAATGCGATTGGACCGGTCTGAAGTTCAGCAGAGACGGAAAGACAATTCTTATATCCACAAATGGCAGCATCATACGGCTAATTGACGCCTTCCACGGAACGCCGCTTCAAACTTTCACCGGGCATTTGAACAACAAGGGGATACCAATCGAGGCCAGCTTTAGTCCGGACTCTCAATACGTTTTCAGTGGATCAACTGACGGCAGAGTTCATATCTGGAATGCCGACACAGGGTATAAGGTATGCGTTCTCAACGGTGACCATCCTGCACCTGTACAATGTATCCAATTTAACCCCAAGTACATGATGCTCACATCGGCATGCACCAACATGGCCTTTTGGTTACCAACCGTCGAGGAAACTGAGTGAAGAAGTTCAGTTCAAAAACTTTCGTATACGATGTACAAAGTCAGCTGGTAAAAAAGGAGGAAACCTTGGCCAGGATCAAAATTAAACGCAGGCTGTACTTGTTACAAGTACTGAGGAGAAGAAAATCGACCTTTTCAtccaataataaaattgcTGCACTATTAATGAAATCAGGGATATTCCAACATTGAACActgttgaataatattttacatgGTCCCTTACAATGAATTTTGCTAGTATTAGATTGTACCTTCAACACCAGTGCTcaggatttttatttcaggctCTTTACACTGAATGGGGTACATGAAAAAGGCGAATAcctttgtatattttgtaaccATCCTAAATTCCAGGACTGTACATTTAGAAAATGATACATTTAATGTGAAAACATTGAACGAGTACCAGCAgaaagtaataataacaaggaaaagtgttttgaaaataattagaacGTATGCAttcgagttgaaattttttatgagTACTCTATTCGCATGAAATGATGggctttacaatttttcacgcatTTGACAGTCATTGATAATTATCAGATGATCACATTAATTTGATTTGTGCTCAGGTACAGTACTTTGCTAAAAAGTACATAAATCGGAGCCTTGACGTTTGGCTTTGTTgtccatgattttttttccctattttcattctatttgCTTTTTACAAAAACCTCAGGGATACATAAGTTTTCTGTGAGCCAAGACATTCAATTGTTCTGAAGTACGACCTCAGTCTGCACCTTTAATGCAACTTTATCTCCAGAAATCACTACAGGAAAATAATACATTCTGCTCACAAGACAGCTGCATCTATTATTTTCcatgaaaaatgatattcagtatttatgtataattctCAACATGAAATTGCATTATGAATGTGGAATaacgtgtatatttataatcttGACAATGAACTTACTTATTTATCATTTCATAACTCTATAATGTTTCTGTAGgtcagaaatttgaaaatatccttTGCTGATAGACAAATTAAACCTAAACATTGATATATGCCTatgcacgtatatatatatgtttggaAATATTATAATCATCAGTTGAAGATTGCCACGAAAAAGTTTTAAgaggaattattttcaatccgTGAGGTACTAGCTCTTTACTTATTTGAATTTACACTTCTGGAAGTAAAGCAATCTTTATATAACATAACTGACAcgcaaaaaattgtaagaatatCAATGATGGTCCCCttggtgatatattttataatcttATTAATACGGAGACattcaataatatttaaattccagAAAATTTATCTGAGTGCGGAATGATTTCTGCAGCGGTATTCTGGGGTCTGCGATTATATTTGTACGATACGATACCACCGTAGTTTAATACTGTAACTAACGATTTAATAAGATAGTATAAGACCTAAAGATGGCTTCTCCATTTTCTGTGTAAATACCATACACTAATGTTTCCATTAGACTTTCTAATACTATAAATAGTTTTATATAAGAATAACTTTTATTATCTCTGTGGCACGCGTGCTTGTACAATTACGGAGTGTGGGTTTCGTGCGAAAGAAATGTACGGATGTtctgtaaaataatattttataacggCATATGTGTAATTCtaataagaataattgataattg
This is a stretch of genomic DNA from Neodiprion fabricii isolate iyNeoFabr1 chromosome 2, iyNeoFabr1.1, whole genome shotgun sequence. It encodes these proteins:
- the LOC124176157 gene encoding plasmanylethanolamine desaturase isoform X1, which codes for MEGPVPHLEQAASAACTMATNFLAPVKTERQIYENSMLEDDPNANSVVPTSFEDRTVPRWGPNHKGAQELANLYSTGKRTQECICVGICITLMMVNFLFIMVRLRLENLSAIAIAAICGIVTADFGSGLVHWAADTWGSIELPILGKNFLRPFREHHIDPTSITRHDFIETNGDNFMVTIPFLCKLTWDFLSLPETEVQQRFLWTCYWFLLAIFVAMTNQIHKWSHTYFGLPGWVVWLQDHRIILPRRHHRVHHVAPHETYFCITTGWLNWPLEKLCFWAILEAVIEKLTGFKPRADDMKWAQKRS
- the LOC124176157 gene encoding plasmanylethanolamine desaturase isoform X2, which produces MEGPVPHLEQAASAACTMATNFLAPVKTERQIYENSMLEDDPNANSVVPTSFEDRTVPRWGPNHKGAQELANLYSTGKRTQECICVGICITLMMVNFLFIMVRLRLENLSAIAIAAICGIVTADFGSGLVHWAADTWGSIELPILGKNFLRPFREHHIDPTSITRHDFIETNGDNFMVTIPFLCKLTWDFLSLPETEVQQRFLWTCYWFLLAIFVAMTNQIRTVCCRVQREIEIEREREREREAFIRPGTKSPRTGIRTVHRRNRERMNNL
- the LOC124176156 gene encoding WD repeat-containing protein 82 codes for the protein MKLVDNVVRSFKVAKVFRENTDKINSIDFSPSGDTLISCSEDDQIVIYDCEKGTQVRTVNSKKYGVDLIHFTHAKNTAIHSSTKIDDTIRYLSLHDNKYIRYFPGHTKKVVSLCISPIEDTFLSGSLDKTLRLWDLKSPNCQGLMQLSGRPVAAYDPEGLIFAAGVNSECIKLYDLRSFDKGPFVTFTLSQERECDWTGLKFSRDGKTILISTNGSIIRLIDAFHGTPLQTFTGHLNNKGIPIEASFSPDSQYVFSGSTDGRVHIWNADTGYKVCVLNGDHPAPVQCIQFNPKYMMLTSACTNMAFWLPTVEETE